From a single Oreochromis niloticus isolate F11D_XX linkage group LG3, O_niloticus_UMD_NMBU, whole genome shotgun sequence genomic region:
- the LOC109196224 gene encoding uncharacterized protein LOC109196224 isoform X1, whose protein sequence is MRSLILITALFQCTISWISVSGSEFQTVEVQSGEEVALQCSNISRSSTHTEWYRVVNRATLSCIASMYGSNGQALFCDGFQNGKFNMTSNNVAVFLQIKPVDLSDAGLYFCGFFLDYHIIISTTVELRIQGGETSEGEDFKTEENCNRMTQPLSILLAGLTGLLTMVVIILVLKIRKLQTAPQQQPEQSSENMSSGDLNYAALSFQKKAKRSCGPTGQRDLEPHVIYTATR, encoded by the exons ATCTTGATAACAGCTTTGTTTCAATGCACCATAA GCTGGATCTCTGTCTCTGGTTCTGAATTTCAGACTGTGGAGGTCCAGTCTGGTGAAGAAGTCGCACTGCAGTGCTCCAACATTTCCAGAAGTTCAACACATACAGAGTGGTACAGAGTGGTCAACAGAGCTACGCTGAGCTGCATTGCCTCTATGTATGGCTCTAACGGACAAGCTTTATTCTGTGATGGATTTCAAAATGGAAAATTCAATATGACTTCCAACAACGTCGCCGTCTTTCTTCAAATAAAGCCAGTGGATCTGTCTGATGCTGGGCTGTATTTCTGTGGATTTTTCTTAGACTATCATATAATTATTTCCACTACAGTAGAGTTGAGAATTCAAG GTGGTGAAACCAGTGAAGGAGAAGATTTTAAGACTGAAG AAAATTGCAACAGAATGACACAACCATTGAGCATCCTCCTGGCTGGTCTGACTGGTTTACTCACTATGGTGGTCATTATTCTGGTTTTAAAAATCAGGAAACTTCAAACAG CTCCACAACAGCAACCAGAGCAAAGCAGTGAG AATATGAGTTCAGGCGATCTGAACTATGCAGCTCTAAGTTTccaaaaaaaagccaaaagaagCTGTGGACCTACTGGACAGAGAGACCTGGAGCCACATGTTATCTACACTGCCACAAGATAG